CGCTAATAAATAATAGCGCCAACATCCTTTGAGATTTGTTGAAAATTGAGCCTGTAATTTCATGTTTGCTGATCTCCTCTTCTTTAAGATAAAAAAAGCAAAAGCTGGCATCCACATGGCAAGAATAGTTCCAGCCTGAGCGATAGGCTCGCCAAGCTTTACATCAGCTAACCATAGCCCAATCCAAATCAACCAAGCTAAGCTATAAGATAAAAAAATAAAAGTAAGCATATCCGTTTTCTTCGACATTTAAGTTACACTTTCTATTTAGATAATCTTCTAAATAGAATTATACTCTTTCTTTTAAAAAACACAAGACCTATTTAGATTTTTTTCTAAATAGTTTTAAAAAAGAAAGAGGGCAGAACAAAATCAATAACTTAACGAGTTGGATTTTGTCATTCCGCTCCGCAGCAGCAATGATTAGCTCCAGTAGTCTGAGGAGCTGTTGAAGGTTACAAATACAGCTAACGAGATCAGCGTCAATAAACTTGATTAAAACTTTGTTATTGCTTTCTACGAAAGATTTATTTATCACCCGCCATATTTTTTTGAGCAAACCACACTAAACTGCGTTTTACAAACAATATTATTATAAAAACATTTTCACAAATCTCTTTTACAAAATCAAAGATACTATCAAAACAAGAAGAACAGTAAGAATAGAAAGTGTCACAGCCAGACTTACCCAAAAACCAGCTGTGTTCCTTGGATTGATCCCAATTCCCACACCGATTTCTTTAGGTATCCAAAATGGTTCAGTAGAAGATTGCTTTCCCTTCAAACGAAGTAACCTAATCAGGTACCAAATAAAGAATATGAATAAAACAATATATAACAATTGTCCTCCCATTATATCTCCTTTCACTAGTATTATACACTTTACTCTCCTTTTTACAACCTCAAATTCGCCGAGTCAGTTATTTTTTGATACAATAGAAAAAAATGAATCTAGAAAAGGTATCTATATGAAACTCATTTCTTGGAATATTGACTCTCTCAACGCAGCTTTGACCAGCGACTCTGCACGCGCGCAATTGTCACAAGCTGTTTTACAGACTTTAGTAAGATTAGACGCTGATATTATCGCCATTCAGGAAACTAAATTATCTGCTAACGGACCAACTAAAAAACATCTAAAAGTTTTAGATGAATTATTCCCACATTATGAAACTACATGGCGCTCTTCTATAGAACCTGCACGTAAAGGTTATGCCGGAACTATGTTTTTATACAAAGAGAATCTATCTCCAAAAATAACCTTCCCAGAAATCGGTGCACCTTCTACTATGGATGCCGAAGGGCGTATTATTACCCTTGAGTTTGAAAAATTCTTTGTCACACAAGTCTACACTCCCAATGCAGGTGATGGTTTAAAACGTTTAGAAGAACGACAAATCTGGGACAAAAAATATGCTGACTATCTAACAGCTTTAGACATAGAAAAACCTGTCCTTGCGACAGGGGACTACAATGTAGCCCACAATGAGATTGACCTCGCTCATCCTTCTAGCAACCGTCGCTCACCTGGATTTACAGATGAAGAACGATCCGGATTTACCAATCTGTTAAATCGTGGTTTTACTGATACTTTCCGTTACATTCACGGCGATAATCCAAATGTTTATAGCTGGTGGGCACAACGCAGCAAGACCAGCAAAATCAATAACAGTGGCTGGAGAATTGATTACTGGCTGACCAGCAATCGAATTGCAGATAAAGTAACCAAGTCAGAAATGATTGACTCAGGTACAAGGCAAGACCACACACCAATTGTATTGGAAATTGAGTTATAAAAAAAGAGGTTTCTCCTCTTTTTTTTCAATCAAAATGATACAGTTGTGGATACTGGTCACATTCAGGATTTCTTGGGTGGCAGATTTCACGACCAAAGCAAATCATAGCTTGATGAGCTGGAAGCCATTCATTTTTGGGCAGAACTTCCATCACGCGTTGTTCAACTTCTAGAGGGGTAGCCGACTTTTTGACAATGTCATGATGTTTGCAAATCCGCTCCACATGAGTATCCACCGCAAAAGCCGGAATACCAAAACCAACACTCATGACTACATTGGCTGTTTTACGTCCTACACCTGCAAGACTTTCCAATTCCTGTCGTGTATGAGGTACCTGACCGTCAAAGTTATCCAGCAATTGCTGAGCACATTTTTTCAAAAACTTAGCCTTATTGCGATAAAGCCCCAGACGAGCAATATAGCTGGCAATTTCATTTTCTGATGCCGCAGCCATTTCCCGTGGAGTTGGATAGGCTTTAAAAAGGGCTGGTGTGACTATGTTGACTGCTGCATCGGTCGTTTGAGCTGACAGCATGACTGCGACTAACAATTCAAAATGATTGGTAAAATTCAAGCTAGGTTTTGCATCTGGAAATAGGGCGATGATTTCCTCAATCACCTTTCGCGCACGTTTTTTTGATAAAACCATTTTTTCTCTTTTCGTTCTTTACTAATATTCAATGAAAATCAAACAGTCTCACAGACTGTTTAGCAACCTTGCAAGGTGAGACTATACAAAATATCTGACGGAATATGTTGTATCGGATGATTAAATCAAAAGAGCGACGATTAACATTTTCAAATTTTAGTTCTATCTCACTCCCAAGCTAACAAGGTTTGAAGAAATTTTCTCAGTGTATAAAAACATTATAACACGAACAGCAATGATACCAAAATAGAGAGCTTAAAAAGAAGTGAGACGACAAAATGGATTTCTTTAAAATCGCAATTGTTGCCTCACCTCTTTTTTATTTACAAATCTAATATTGCATATTCTATGCGGTAGCCTATTTGCAGGATTTTTCCGTCTTTTTCTAAGATTGGTCGTTTGATGAGCATGCCATCGGTTGCTAAAAGCTCTGCGGCTTCTTCGGCGGACAATCCTGATAGTTTATCTTTCAAACCTAGCTCACGATATTTGAGCCCGCTAGTGTTGAAGAAAGATTTGATGTTTAAATCAGAATTTTCCATCCAAGTTAAAATTTCCTCTTTACTCGGTGTTTCCTTGACAATATCCACCGCTTCAAAGTCCAAACCCAACTGGTTTAATTCAGCCTTGGCTTTGCGACAGGTCGAACATTTTGGATATTCAATAAATCGTAACATATCATTTTCTCCATTTGTATCATTTATCCAAAGCTTTCTCGCTAAGTTCTACGCCTTCATGCTCCAAAAGCCATATTTTCTTGTCTAATCCCCCAACATAGCCGGTTAATTGTCCTTGGCTTCCCAGCACCCGATGACAGGGAACGATGATAGAAAAGGGATTTCTACCCACAGCGCCACCAACAGCCTGCGCCGAGTGAATATCTAACTCCTTTGCTATCTGACCATACGTG
This Streptococcus anginosus DNA region includes the following protein-coding sequences:
- a CDS encoding exodeoxyribonuclease III, whose protein sequence is MKLISWNIDSLNAALTSDSARAQLSQAVLQTLVRLDADIIAIQETKLSANGPTKKHLKVLDELFPHYETTWRSSIEPARKGYAGTMFLYKENLSPKITFPEIGAPSTMDAEGRIITLEFEKFFVTQVYTPNAGDGLKRLEERQIWDKKYADYLTALDIEKPVLATGDYNVAHNEIDLAHPSSNRRSPGFTDEERSGFTNLLNRGFTDTFRYIHGDNPNVYSWWAQRSKTSKINNSGWRIDYWLTSNRIADKVTKSEMIDSGTRQDHTPIVLEIEL
- the nth gene encoding endonuclease III: MVLSKKRARKVIEEIIALFPDAKPSLNFTNHFELLVAVMLSAQTTDAAVNIVTPALFKAYPTPREMAAASENEIASYIARLGLYRNKAKFLKKCAQQLLDNFDGQVPHTRQELESLAGVGRKTANVVMSVGFGIPAFAVDTHVERICKHHDIVKKSATPLEVEQRVMEVLPKNEWLPAHQAMICFGREICHPRNPECDQYPQLYHFD
- a CDS encoding arsenate reductase family protein, whose translation is MLRFIEYPKCSTCRKAKAELNQLGLDFEAVDIVKETPSKEEILTWMENSDLNIKSFFNTSGLKYRELGLKDKLSGLSAEEAAELLATDGMLIKRPILEKDGKILQIGYRIEYAILDL